A portion of the Chryseobacterium tructae genome contains these proteins:
- a CDS encoding GNAT family N-acetyltransferase: MDIEYRKLVPYESKMYRKIRLESLQQFPDSFETNYEEALNTEKLRMEIDIENQNPKKFVWGAFIAQKLIALCAFVIDDNNVGNIYQMYVKKDFQGENIGSGLIQSVIQEAKEKFNITEVFLEVAVKNHPAYYLYKKNGFEEADCERNETSEVIVMKYTL; the protein is encoded by the coding sequence ATGGATATTGAATATCGAAAATTGGTTCCCTACGAAAGCAAAATGTATAGGAAGATTCGTCTGGAAAGTCTTCAACAATTTCCAGACTCTTTTGAAACCAATTATGAAGAAGCGTTGAACACAGAGAAACTCAGAATGGAAATTGATATAGAAAATCAAAATCCTAAAAAATTTGTTTGGGGTGCTTTTATTGCTCAAAAACTCATTGCCCTTTGTGCTTTTGTTATTGATGACAATAATGTGGGAAATATTTATCAGATGTATGTAAAGAAAGACTTTCAGGGGGAAAATATTGGTTCAGGATTAATACAAAGCGTCATTCAAGAAGCCAAAGAAAAATTCAATATAACCGAAGTTTTTTTGGAAGTTGCTGTTAAAAATCATCCAGCCTATTATCTGTATAAAAAAAATGGATTTGAAGAGGCTGATTGTGAAAGAAACGAGACTTCAGAGGTCATTGTCATGAAATATACACTATAA